From a region of the Takifugu flavidus isolate HTHZ2018 chromosome 18, ASM371156v2, whole genome shotgun sequence genome:
- the LOC130515043 gene encoding transmembrane ascorbate-dependent reductase CYB561 — protein MEDSAPRRGRVTFGWLVGLSQVLGLVSVVLTGVWMGQYKGGFAWDGSAQQFNVHPLCMVLGLVFLQGDAILVYRVFHNEAKRNIKILHGIIHLLALCISIIGFVAVFNFHKVSKIPDMYSLHSWVGMATIVLFFLQWVIGLLFFLFPVASSWLRASYLPIHVFCGLGLLVMSIGSCLLGITEKLLFSLPTYSQFIPEGVLANVLGVLLVCFGGVVCYMVTKEDYRRPPNPEEESLSVYFKTLTEGQSPSSP, from the exons ATGGAAGACTCTGCTCCACGACGAGGTCGTGTCACCTTCGGGTGGCTGGTGGGACTATCCCAGGTCCTGGGTCTGGTATCAGTGGTGCTGACCGGCGTGTGGATGGGCCAGTACAAGGGCGGGTTTGCCTGGGACGGATCAGCGCAGCAGTTCAACGTGCATCCCCTGTGCATGGTGCTAGGCCTTGTCTTCTTGCAAGGAGATG CGATCCTGGTCTACAGAGTGTTTCACAATGAAGCCAAGCGGAACATTAAAATTCTGCACGGCATCATTCACCTGCTCGCCCTCTGCATCAGCATCATCG GTTTTGTGGCAGTGTTCAACTTCCATAAAGTATCAAAGATTCCAGACATGTACTCTCTCCACAGCTGGGTGGGGATGGCCACAAtagttctgtttttcctccag TGGGTAATAGGCTTGctgttcttcctgtttcctgttgcgTCGTCATGGTTACGAGCCTCATATCTCCCCATCCATGTGTTCTGTGGACTGGGTCTGCTGGTCATGTCCATTGGGTCCTGCCTGCTGGGCATCACAGAGAAACTCCTCTTCAGCCT GCCCACATACTCTCAGTTCATCCCAGAGGGGGTGCTAGCCAACGTCCTGGGAGTCCTccttgtgtgttttgggggggtcGTGTGCTACATGGTCACCAAGGAGGACTACAGACGTCCTCCCAACCCAGAGGAGGAGTCTCTGTCTGTCTACTTCAAGACGCTGACTGAAGGCCAGTCCCCCAGCTCGCCCTGA